ATCAAAGACCTTGTCGGTCAGCTTGAGTTGCAAAAACCAGCGATAGGCGACATTGACCTCAATCTCGCGCACAAGCTGGCGCTCCGAGCGCACGCCAAACAGATAGCCAATGAACAGCGCCTTAAACATCATCACCGGATCAAGGGCGGGACGGCCATTGTTCGCGCAGTACAAATCGGCCACGCGCGCATGGATAAAACTGAAATCGATCACGGCATCGATCTTACGAAGCAAATGATCGCTGGGGACCAAACTGTCGAGTGTCACCATCTCAAGTTCGGTTTGATGTGGGCTGGGTTTCTTAAGCATTCCCCATTGAATCAAAAATCCCCGCCAATGGCGAGGACTTTGTCAGCAGTCTGAAACGGCCCCGTTTCGGGGGCCGTTTCCGGTACGCAATCTGTGGAAGTCCACCGGGCGTTTTGCCTAGTGCGACAGGATCTGGCTGAGAAACAGCTTGGTCCGTTCGCTTTTGGGGTTCGCAAAGAATTCCTGCGGACCTGCCATTTCAACGATTTCACCGGCATCCATGAATACGACGCGGTCGGCGACTTCTTTGGCGAAGCCCATTTCGTGGGTCACGCAAAGCATGGTCATGCCTTCCTTGGCGAGTTCGACCATAACGTCGAGCACTTCCTTGACCATTTCCGGGTCAAGGGCCGAAGTCGGTTCATCGAACAGCATGATTTTCGGCTGCATGCAGAGCGAGCGGGCGATTGCCACACGCTGTTGCTGACCGCCGGAAAGCTGGCCGGGGAATTTGTGCGCCTGCTCTGCAATCCTGACACGTTCCAGATAGTGCATTGCTAGATCAATGGCTTCTTTCTTGGGCATTTTGCGAACCCAGATCGGGGCCAGCGTCAGGTTTTCCAGCACGGTCATGTGTGGGAAAAGGTTGAAGTGCTGGAACACCATGCAGACTTCGCGGCGCACGGCTTCGATGTTTTTGACATCGTCGCCAAGTAGAATGCCATCAACGGTGATTTCGCCGCTCTGATAGGTCTCAAGACGGTTGAGTGTACGGATCAGGGTCGATTTACCCGAACCGGACGGCCCGCAGATAACGATGCGCTCGCCCTTGCGGACATGCAGGTCGATATCCTTGAGAACATGGAAATTGCCATACCATTTGTTGGCCTTGCTGACGGTAATCACTTCCTCGTTCGACGGAGGAGGGACAACGCCATTGGTGGTTTGTGCTTCTGTAGCTGTCATTGTTTTTTTCCTCTCTCCTTACCGTTGCTCGCCCTTGCGGAGCTCTTTTTCAAGATAGGCCGAATATTTGGCCATGGAGAAACAGATCAGGAAGAAAATTGCCGAGGCGAAGGCATAACCCTCGACGTAGTATTTCGTCCA
The Thalassospira xiamenensis M-5 = DSM 17429 DNA segment above includes these coding regions:
- a CDS encoding amino acid ABC transporter ATP-binding protein: MTATEAQTTNGVVPPPSNEEVITVSKANKWYGNFHVLKDIDLHVRKGERIVICGPSGSGKSTLIRTLNRLETYQSGEITVDGILLGDDVKNIEAVRREVCMVFQHFNLFPHMTVLENLTLAPIWVRKMPKKEAIDLAMHYLERVRIAEQAHKFPGQLSGGQQQRVAIARSLCMQPKIMLFDEPTSALDPEMVKEVLDVMVELAKEGMTMLCVTHEMGFAKEVADRVVFMDAGEIVEMAGPQEFFANPKSERTKLFLSQILSH